The following coding sequences are from one Panthera leo isolate Ple1 chromosome E1, P.leo_Ple1_pat1.1, whole genome shotgun sequence window:
- the LOC122205835 gene encoding transmembrane ascorbate-dependent reductase CYB561: MESHAGLAATPRALPYYVAFSQLLGLIAVATTGAWLGLYRGGIAWQGVLQFNVHPLCMVIGLIFLQGDALLVYRVFRNETKRTTKVLHGLLHVFAFIIALVGLVAVFDYHRKKGYADLYSLHSWCGILAFVLYFVQWLVGFGFFLFPGASFSLRSRYRPQHIFFGATIFLLAVGTALLGLKEALLFKLGAKYSTFEPEGVLANMLGLLLAGFGVTVLYILTRADWKRPPQAEEQALSMDFKTLTEGDSPSSQ; this comes from the exons ATGGAGAGCCACGCAGGCCTGGCGGCCACCCCCAGGGCACTGCCTTACTACGTAGCTTTCTCCCAGCTGCTGGGCCTGATCGCGGTGGCCACGACCGGTGCCTGGCTCGGTCTGTACAGGGGCGGCATCGCCTGGCAGGGCGTCCTGCAGTTTAATGTGCATCCCCTCTGCATGGTCATTGGCCTGATCTTCCTGCAGGGAGATG CCCTGCTGGTTTACCGTGTCTTCAGGAACGAGACCAAACGCACAACCAAAGTCCTGCACGGGCTGCTACACGTCTTCGCGTTCATCATCGCCCTGGTGG GCCTGGTGGCGGTGTTCGACTACCACAGGAAGAAGGGCTACGCTGACCTGTACAGCCTGCACAGCTGGTGTGGCATCCTCGCGTTTGTTCTCTACTTCGTGCAG TGGCTCGTGGGCTTTGGCTTCTTCCTGTTCCCCGGAGCTTCGTTTTCTCTGCGGAGCCGCTACCGCCCGCAGCACATCTTCTTTGGCGCCACCATCTTCCTGCTCGCTGTGGGCACAGCCCTGCTGGGCCTGAAGGAGGCGCTGCTGTTTAAACTTGG GGCCAAGTATAGCACGTTTGAGCCTGAGGGCGTCCTGGCCAACATGCTGGGCTTGCTGCTGGCCGGCTTCGGCGTGACTGTGCTCTACATTTTGACTCGCGCTGACTGGAAACGGCCACCCCAGGCGGAGGAACAAGCTCTCTCCATGGACTTCAAGACGCTGACTGAGGGCGACAGCCCCAGCTCCCAGTGA